One Glycine max cultivar Williams 82 chromosome 6, Glycine_max_v4.0, whole genome shotgun sequence DNA segment encodes these proteins:
- the LOC121172618 gene encoding senescence-specific cysteine protease SAG39, with protein sequence MFAKNQFYQISLALLFCSGFLTFQVTCRTLQDASMYERHEEWMGRYAKVYKDPQERERRFKIFKENVNYIEAFNNAANKPYTLGINQFADLTNEEFIAPRNRFKGHMCSSITRTTTFKYENVTAIPSTVDWRQKGAVTPIKDQGQCGCCWAFSAVAATEGIHALSAGKLISLSEQEVVDCDTKGEDQGCAGGFMDGAFKFIIQNHGLNNEPNYPYKAVDGKCNAKAAANHVATITGYEDVPVNNEKALQKAVANQPVSVAIDASGSDFQFYQSGVFTGSCGTELDHGVTAVGYGVSADGTEYWLVKNSWGTEWGEEGYIRMQRGVKAEEGLCGIAMMASYPTA encoded by the exons ATGTTTGCCAAAAATCAATTCTATCAAATTTCATTGGCATTGCTTTTCTGTTCGGGATTCTTGACTTTTCAAGTCACATGTCGCACTCTTCAAGATGCATCCATGTATGAGAGGCACGAAGAATGGATGGGTCGTTATGCCAAAGTGTATAAGGACCCTCAGGAAAGGGAAAGGCGTTTCAAGATATTTAAGGAAAATGTGAATTACATCGAAGCCTTCAACAATGCTGCCAACAAACCTTACACGCTAGGCATCAATCAATTTGCAGACCTCACCAATGAGGAGTTCATTGCACCAAGAAATAGATTCAAGGGGCACATGTGTTCCTCAATCACAAGAACAACCACTTTTAAGTATGAAAATGTGACTGCAATACCATCCACAGTGGATTGGAGGCAGAAGGGTGCAGTGACACCCATCAAGGACCAAGGCCAATGTG GATGTTGTTGGGCTTTTTCTGCAGTTGCAGCAACTGAAGGAATTCATGCACTGAGTGCTGGAAAATTGATATCTTTGTCGGAACAAGAAGTTGTTGATTGTGACACAAAGGGTGAGGACCAAGGTTGTGCAGGTGGTTTTATGGATGGTGCTTTCAAATTCATCATCCAAAACCATGGACTCAACAATGAACCCAATTACCCCTATAAGGCTGTTGATGGAAAATGCAATGCTAAGGCTGCAGCTAACCACGTTGCTACTATTACTGGCTATGAAGATGTTCCTGTTAACAATGAGAAGGCACTGCAAAAAGCTGTGGCGAATCAACCTGTTTCTGTAGCCATTGATGCCAGTGGCTCTGACTTTCAATTTTACCAGAGCGGTGTGTTCACTGGTTCGTGTGGAACAGAGTTAGATCACGGTGTCACTGCCGTGGGATACGGTGTTAGCGCTGATGGAACTGAGTATTGGTTGGTTAAGAACTCCTGGGGAACCGAGTGGGGCGAAGAAGGATACATTAGAATGCAGAGGGGTGTAAAAGCTGAGGAAGGACTCTGTGGCATAGCTATGATGGCATCTTACCCTACtgcataa
- the LOC100787243 gene encoding uncharacterized protein has translation MAEELSTAIPQSQASSTKKRASKNEKLCLEDYLHLVHSRQTLHLTMNQLHQVIRIHGFKKIHHAPKKVLVQAVESLDLVDLPQSKVSESVSAFAAVALEDVVGDLGELSWQECCVTSVEKISISDSQSVFPAACSDQSLCVRTTRCRRLGKRTGSTKPVT, from the exons ATGGCGGAAGAATTATCAACAGCGATTCCGCAATCGCAAGCAAGCTCCACGAAGAAACGCGCTTCAAAGAATGAAAAGCTGTGCCTCGAGGACTACCTTCATCTCGTTCACTCTCGCCAAACGCTTCATCTCACCATGAATCAACTCCATCAG GTCATCCGCATTCACGGCTTCAAGAAAATCCACCACGCTCCTAAG AAAGTGCTGGTGCAAGCGGTGGAGTCGCTGGATCTGGTGGATCTGCCGCAGTCAAAGGTGAGCGAGAGCGTGTCGGCGTTTGCTGCGGTGGCGCTGGAGGACGTGGTTGGGGATCTCGGCGAGCTCAGCTGGCAGGAGTGCTGCGTGACCTCCGTCGAGAAGATCAGCATCTCCGACAGCCAGAGCGTGTTCCCTGCTGCTTGCTCAGATCAGAGCCTCTGCGTCAGAACCACTCGCTGTCGCAGGCTCGGAAAGAGAACAGGATCG